The genomic window GCCAGATTCATGTTTcaaaagatatttttcttaatccgaaaccttttttaaaatcaaagtTTAAAGAGATTGATTTCTAAAGTATGATTTTTGATTTACTTTGAGCATCAACATTGTTTGCGGCATATTTTTTTGGGTTCCAAGACTATACATGATAATAGTTGTTCACGTGTTcttactttaatttaatattaatttaatttcgtttcgGAACTGTAAGATTCGAGATCTAGATTTTCCTAGGGGTTATGAAGCAGTGACTTCCCAAAATTACTTGCTTCTTATTTCATTTCCCAATAATTCCCGCCAAAGCCCGGATATGCGTTGCTCGCCCAATTGGCGTTTATACGTGCGCCTGTTTTGTTTGATCGTGGCCGAACAGCTGTTTGCCGCCGAGTAATCGCGACATGGGCCGACGCATAAACACGATCGGCGGTCGGGCtcgattgtgtgtgtgtgcttcaTTCCAGTGCATTTCTCATATTTGTGTCACTAATTGGTGTTGGCTAAGTTTCGCTGCTTAAGCCATTTGGGGAGCAACCGAAATAGCTGTGCGTGGGGGCGTATGCTGTGtgctctctcgctcgctcgcgCGCACTTTCGAAGACGCCTCTGGAGGTCGCTTGTTTTTCACACTTGCTCTCGCTCGCACGCTCGAAATAAACCGTAATTCTGGCCTCAGGCCCACTGGAAGCCACGTTTATGACTAGCTAATATTTCGAAATTTCAAATGCCAGCTCATTTTGGCGCCCTTTGAAAGCACACTCTCCCTCCTTGCCCTTCACTAACTTGTTGCTTCCACCAGCAACAATTGGTACACTCTCCCCCTTTTCCTTTCTCCCGCATTCGGCCGCTCTTCCCCGGTCTCATTCTCTCGCGCACCGTAAACAAGTGAGAGCCGGAAAGGAAAAGCCACACAATTTACACCGAAACGCGAggaagaaaaaacaaataccaGAAAAGACAATTAATACAATCAAGTGCGAAACAACAAATTCGACTGCGAGTTGTTTGGTTTCTTTCACTTGTTTTTGCAACGTTTTTCGGCACTGGCGCTGCTTTGCTCTCTTTATTCCCTTTTTTGGGTGTTGGACTCATATAACACGGTGAGCGAGCGGGAGAGCAGATGGCGAAACTTTTATAGCGGTACTCTTCACATGCACTGCGTTCACCGCTCCGCTCGCACAAGAAAGCACGCACACCAGCGCACGCACGCCACACTCGGcgcacacagacgcacacgcacacacgtaTGGTCGCAAGGCGGCTGGCGCACTTATTTTTTTACCGtgatttttaatgattttgtaATACGCGCGTTCATTACTTAAGCGGCGTATTTGCATCGACCACTCGCAACGTCTCCTGGAAATACGCAGCTTCAGCTGACACCGAGCCGCAATACTCCTATTCCGcaaaaatactgttgtgattCATGGCAACCGTTTTACTTTTGCTTGACATTTAATGTGGCGGCACAGAAGCGGTTGCAAGACACCAAAATACCAGCACTCACTTATCTATCACTCCACTCACTGGGGCCAGCGCATTCAACGGGATTCAACTAAAGATTTTGCACACGACTCCGGCTGGGAACTTAAGGCACTTCTTTTCAGACTTTTCAGTCAGCAAAAAGACGGGACGAGTACAAAATACCGACGAGAGCGCGCTGAGCATCTAAGAGCAAGTTCGACACTGTTGTTTGAGGCGAGTTGTTGATATCAGCTCAGTTTGCGTTCACGTTCACGGGGCGCTGTGTTCATCCGCCTGGGGTTGCCACTTGGGCCGAAACTGGCATGGCAATAGCTAGATCCAGAGTTTTTTTTCGGGCTGACTGGAGCCTTTTGAAGACTTAAGAATTTAAGTTGCATCCAGAGATGTTTTAgtgttacatttttttaagtCACTTCTAAGTCGCAGACATTTATTGCATATACAGAATAGGATACCTGCAGGGATGTCGgaattaagtaaaaaaaataaaaatcgccAAAACATCGCAGCATTGTGTGTCGGTAACCGCGTGCATCCCTGTCGCGGAATAGGGTAACCCTAAACAGCTGACTGCGCGGGTTTCATTTGAATTTCCGGGACGTTTTCCTCCTGTCCTGAAATTGGTTTAATTTAGCTGGAATTTCGTCAAGTGCAGAATGTGTATACCTTTCACCGGCTTTATTAAGCAACGCAGCACCTCTACAAATGGATATTCAAGCAGCACCGCGAAAAGTGCAGCCACGAGCTGGGTGAGCAGAAACACGCTTAACACGTTGCACATCTAAAATTGAGATAAAATCAATTGAAGCAAtgtttatacatacatatgtaaattattattattaccagGTAAAAGCTGGAGATGTAGACCGGCTGTCTAAAATATCCCACCGCTGTCCTTAGGACGACAATGTGCCAGAGAAAAGACTGAAATGAGATCCTTGCCAACGGCCGAAACACCGGCAATGTGCAGAAATCGTAGGCCATGCCTGTCGTAGATTCGTAAGTGACTCGATGACCTTTATTAAAAGCTGTTATTTAACCCACCTCCCACCTTGCAGCTCATAAGGATCACGAATCCGGCGCATATAACCACCCACAAGATCTTATGGATGCCCGCATACAAGGCTAGCCATAGCGATGGTTTTGCAAAGTCCAGTCGAATGAAGATGTAGCCGGAGAAAAGGACTCCCAACGTGGCCAGCACAAGCAGCCACATGGTGAGCCCGTACTTAAGATGACCCAAAAGTTCTACTTTTCCAGAACGATGTCTGAGGTAAAAGTGACCGCacagaaaaccaaaaagatAGCCTCCCAAATTTGTGTAAAAGGGGGGATACATTTGGTAGAATGTGTCCGAATGTCGGAAGTACAAGTAGCGATACGTTCTAGGGACATTCACTTATCATTGACTGAGAAATATATCAAAAGTTATAAAAACCTACTCCGGACGAATATGGTAGATGCCATCCAACTGAAGAGCGTAGGTCAGTACAGCAGGCACTGCAAAGGCAAGTGCAAAAAGAGTTGCGTAGATGCCCCTTGTCAGCTTGGGATGTCTAAAAGCAGCACAgaggtatttttaaattccaaGATGGGCAAGGAACTCACTTTTTGGTTATGATAATGACTATAAGAAAGAGCTCAAATAGCTGCATGTCAGCTCCTAAGTACCATGTCTGATGGGAGCActacaataaaaataagttataTAATAGGTAAGGTGATTTTAAATGCTTCCACTGCAGTGCGCTGCCTTAAACTTCAGGTGGCTTTTCTGAAACGCTGAACGATAATTAAAATAACGTACACTGTCTTCCAGCATATGGTTTGTCACGAAGAACACGTTCTTCCACCAGTTGGACCGACAGAAGACCCGCTCGGCCTCCGTAAGATGTAGCCAAAAGGGGCCGTCTTGAAGGCGCACCAGCAGTGTTCCATTGAACAGGATGAGAGCTAGAAGCGACGGCAGGAGTCTAAAGTATCTGTAGAAAAACACACGGAAGTACACAGCAATGCACTGAAACGTGCCGGTCTTGGGTTCAATCAGTTGACGTTTGGTAAATTTCACGTAGAGAAGAAAGCCACTTATAACGAAAAATATCTGGATGACCAAGCTGCCGTTCTGGAATATTGACGTCTCGAACCTGAAAAGGAACTGCTCAAAAAACTCCGGATTTTCTATTGGAACAGTCATGTAGACCATAAGCGTGTGGCCCAAGATCACTATAAACACGCCGATCACCCGAAAGCCGTCAAAAAAGCTCACATCACGCGAGAAATCTGAGTTATACGGCTCAACCAATCGATGATAGTTTCGTACCATTGAGAAGGACGTAAGGAGTCGTTTTCCTGAAGGCCGACCAAAATCAACTTAAGCGTTCCAAATTCCTGTAGTTCATATCTACTTACCACGACTCTTCGGTGGCtttcgatagaaattttctGATTTTTGCGAGCTCATTCGACTCATTCGGTAGTCAAGGAAAGAGGAACACAAAGTTGTAAGGATGATAACGACCAGAATACCATAAAACGTAAAGTCAACCCAATCTGAGGAAATAAACTTTACACAGTGCTTCAATTACCACATACAGGAATACAAGCGGAAAACTGCACCAATACAATTATATAGCTTGTTAAAAATAATCTTGACTTACCCAGCTTAAAGTCCTTATCCGAGGACGAGACACAATACTCGATAAGGTTTTGAACCCTGAGCGAAAACTTCTCACCGAACTTATAGTTTAGGCAGCTGTTCACAACCTTTTTATGGAGAAGAGCCCTTTCTGAATTCGTTTCTTGCCGATGGTGTACCTTGTCGTAGTAGGATATAAGTTCCTTATCCAGTATTTCATCTTTCTCGTACTCCCTGAACTCAGATATGTTATTAATACTTTGCTTGCAGCTCTCCAGACACACGCCCCTGAAGACGTGATCATGGCGAAAACGGTGCTTTGAGTCCTTTGAAACTTCGTCAATTTGGTGCCACAGAGCAGAACTAGCATTGGGTAAAATCTCGACGTACACCAAGCAGTAAGTCCCAGAATGATTATCCAGGCAGAGATCGTAGTCATCGAGATCATAAAGAGGGGGCATTTGTCTGTAGCGAGTTACTGCGTACGAAACTCTTCTTGAAATATCTTTATAGAGGATCTTTATAGTTAACGCTACTTACAATTGAACGAACTAGATAAATTATGTCCTTGTCCCAAAGAAAATATTGCCAAAAGAACACCCATTTCTATACAGCGGAGCATGTTGAGTGTGTTTGGTCTAACACCTAAAGATCAACTATTGAGAATCTCTGTTCGATTTGTCTAACCAATTTAGCGATGGCGTGCTACACCGTCAAGCTCGGCTGCGTTTGCCAAAGATATTTCTATAAATTACTTCGACTTGACGAAATCACAGCTATAAAGTGGAtgtcgtttattttaatttattgaactttaatttttttcataGAAAGCTTCATATTGCTTAACCCAAGTGACGCCCAGTGAATATCGGCAGATCCAAATGGGACTTCACGTAGAATGCAAAAGGATGGTTAGCAATGAAGTGCTTGCGACTGAAGCCAGCCACGGGCATCACCCGGAATCCTGAGGAAGAACCATGGAAACGATGCAGAATTTTAGAAACTTGCCCTCAGACTTTATTAAGGCTACATGCTTGGTtagtacaaaaatattaagtgTGTATATAAGATCATCAATTGCACACAGTCTAAAGTTGTGTGTGTATTCTTATAGATAATGTTAATGCTGAATATACGCTCGGCCAGCCAGTTATATAGGACTGGCACATGAAGATGAGACCCTCGATTGGTTAGTACAAGGTGCTTATTTATACTTTCTTTATGCTGCCAGCGAAGAGAGCTGTTGAGTCCTTGTTTAGAATGTAAAAGTTAAATGGATGATCGACATAGAAACGTATCGGATCCGGGTTCGGCATGGGCATCGATCTAAAGCTTAGGAATATACCTGCGAATTGGGATTACATCGAAATTCAGTTCAATGGTTGTGACTGATGTATGTTGATGGAGTGCTAACGTTAAAACTTGTTGATTCTTCCCGCAAACAAATTTGTAGAATCCTTATTGATTATATAATAGGTAAATGGATGCTCGACATGGAATCGGACGGGCGGTGGTTCGTACGTGAGCATGGTGGCATAGCACATGACCATTCCTGCAAATGAACATCAAAGTCGTAGCTCAAGGGTTTAAAAACTGTAGTTAAGATAATGGACAAGCAAATAATGGTGCagatgcaatttatttattcttaatgTATTCTACCCAGGCATACCGGTCAatggatttttgttttttgattgaTTACGGATTATCCTAAATCTTCAGGTAAATGCGTGACAAAACTTAGGACATTGTAAATAAATAGCTGCGTTTATTGTTCTGCCAAAGAATCAGGTACCATCACAGCTCATCATGCTCGCTGGAGGCGGAGATATTTTCCTCTAGCCGCACAACTGAGCCCCAAAACAATGGCAGTTCCTCCTGATGCACAACGGCATAGGTGAAAGGATGGTCGGCTAAGAACTCAAGTGGTTCCTCAAGTGAGACAATAGCGCGCTTCCTACGCACCACCATGCCTGCAGGATGGAAAGAAGACAAGACAGACACGGATGAACAAATGGGACATGCACAGGATGATGGCTGCCAAAAAATACCAATGACTTCGACCACTTACCCGTGGCGGCCGCAGCCTCTGTTCCCTCCTCGTTTACTTCTATGAAGGCCTTGTGTATGATGGCTGACACTTTCAATGGCTCCGGACTTTGTAGcatttttccaaattcagCCTGGTCGCTGAACATCCTTGACATGCCAAGCTGCAGGAGGTTTATAGAAACATGAAGTGTATTTCTTTGCTTATGTGTCTAAAGTCAAGCTCACCTGCTGGAAGACCTCAGACAACTCCACTTGGAACTCTGCCTTAAACCTGGGCAATTTGAGCACCACCTTTGTTTCGTGCAACGCCTGCGTGATCTGCGAGAGGGTCGTGAGGCGCAGCTTCTCCTCCAGTGCGGGCAGACCCGTCTTGGTGTTGGGCAGAACGATCAGCATAGAGAGGTCTGAGTCCTTGTAGGGCAGTTCCAGGGCCTTGGCATCCAGCGCCGGCAGATCGGCAAAGCGTAACCGCTCCTTTAAACTCATCATCGGAACCTGGACGGTTCGCTCGCCATCCAGGTGAAAGGTTTCGGGGCGGGTTAAGTGCTTGGAGAACTGGTGCCGCCATGTGCCCTTGAAGTGAATGGCGTTCACAAGGACCAGTCGCGAATTGGAGTCCAGTACATCAGCCGACACAAGGTCCTTGATCAGGTGGTTCGTGCGCTGCTCCACCCAATTGTTGATGGTGGCAGCTGCTTGGACATTTTTGGCAAAGTCCACGTTCTGAGCCGCCGAGAGAAACTGCTTGGATAATAACTGGTCGAACTCCTGGCGCAGCTGGTAGCCCTCCATCACGAAAATCTTGTTGGCGATGCGCAGGATCTGGCTGTCCTGGTAGGCGGCCAGCACCTGGTGGAAACTCTGTGCAATTTGCTCCGGTTCACTGGAGACTAGACCCAGTCCCTGGTCCAGTTGCGTGGCCGTCTCCTTTTCTGCGCCCAGCCTGGCCATCGCCGCACAGGTCTGGATGGAAAAGGGCGAGAAGACAATGTTCTCGCCGGGCTTATGCGCCGCCAGCTTGCTGTACACGTTGATGGAGAAGAGGGCCAGCCGGCGGGCGAACTCCTGGTGGGCGGCGTCGGCCATGGTGAGGTCAGCCGTGTGGACCGATGGAAACGGGGAGAGGACTAGGCCGAGCAGGGGGAGCAACCAACAAGCTGTAAGTATCCAAATCAACCGTGGATGAGTTGTGCTCgatttcataaatttatgtaATTGCAGTGGACGGATGAGTCACCTCCACAAATGGTGTTCACTATATCTTTCGGGTTGGCCGTTTCGCCGGGGGATTCACTTTCTTGATTATCAGAAACTGTAATTAACTGCCTGCTCCAACTGCTGGTACTCAGTTATTCCAAAGCGACTGCGAGTTTGTAATGCAATTTTTGTTCTTATAAGCGGGTGCCGTCGTCGACTTTTATGATGTGGCCTTTAAGCAACAACTGACTTTTCTCAGCGAGCGCACATTGTTTCTATACCCGCATATATGTATTCCCCCACAACAGTGTGTTCTCTTCATTTCGTGTTCCCAAACGGGTTTTTCTCTTGTCTGCATTCAGTGCTCTCATTGATTTCACTTTTTTAATGTACATTGCTCTTTCTTTCGCTCTTTTTAGAGTCGAACAGTCGGATAACTCACCATATGACTGAAAACGCAGGTCCATCCTCAGTAATCTTCCTTACAGTAAACCTAGTCTTCAAAGCGTACGTAATAGACTAACCATAGACTTCAGGTCCACACTATTTGCTACGCCCTTATCAGCCAAAGCTCAGCTTGAGCTTGTTATTATTTGCGACAATAATGGGATTTTTTCAGTTCACTGATAACAGAGGAaagctgaaattgaaatcattTCTATCTATATTTGTTTACTACAATTTGTCGAAGTCTGTGAGAGTAACAGAATCTGTGAGTCAATACAATCACTTAAGCCCCTGCACTTCACACCTTACTTGTAGTCtcagtttatttattgctaaggattgaattttattaaagaaatttcTTACATATAAAGATATTTTAGGAGTGTGCATCCGTTTCTTTACGTACATGCTTTACATGTTAGGAGTTCTCAATCTGCAGTGACAAAATGAC from Drosophila yakuba strain Tai18E2 chromosome 2L, Prin_Dyak_Tai18E2_2.1, whole genome shotgun sequence includes these protein-coding regions:
- the LOC6528336 gene encoding antichymotrypsin-2 isoform X1 is translated as MDLRFQSYACWLLPLLGLVLSPFPSVHTADLTMADAAHQEFARRLALFSINVYSKLAAHKPGENIVFSPFSIQTCAAMARLGAEKETATQLDQGLGLVSSEPEQIAQSFHQVLAAYQDSQILRIANKIFVMEGYQLRQEFDQLLSKQFLSAAQNVDFAKNVQAAATINNWVEQRTNHLIKDLVSADVLDSNSRLVLVNAIHFKGTWRHQFSKHLTRPETFHLDGERTVQVPMMSLKERLRFADLPALDAKALELPYKDSDLSMLIVLPNTKTGLPALEEKLRLTTLSQITQALHETKVVLKLPRFKAEFQVELSEVFQQLGMSRMFSDQAEFGKMLQSPEPLKVSAIIHKAFIEVNEEGTEAAAATGMVVRRKRAIVSLEEPLEFLADHPFTYAVVHQEELPLFWGSVVRLEENISASSEHDEL
- the LOC6528336 gene encoding alaserpin isoform X4 → MDLRFQSYACWLLPLLGLVLSPFPSVHTADLTMADAAHQEFARRLALFSINVYSKLAAHKPGENIVFSPFSIQTCAAMARLGAEKETATQLDQGLGLVSSEPEQIAQSFHQVLAAYQDSQILRIANKIFVMEGYQLRQEFDQLLSKQFLSAAQNVDFAKNVQAAATINNWVEQRTNHLIKDLVSADVLDSNSRLVLVNAIHFKGTWRHQFSKHLTRPETFHLDGERTVQVPMMSLKERLRFADLPALDAKALELPYKDSDLSMLIVLPNTKTGLPALEEKLRLTTLSQITQALHETKVVLKLPRFKAEFQVELSEVFQQLGMSRMFSDQAEFGKMLQSPEPLKVSAIIHKAFIEVNEEGTEAAAATGFRVMPVAGFSRKHFIANHPFAFYVKSHLDLPIFTGRHLG
- the LOC6528336 gene encoding antichymotrypsin-2 isoform X3, coding for MDLRFQSYACWLLPLLGLVLSPFPSVHTADLTMADAAHQEFARRLALFSINVYSKLAAHKPGENIVFSPFSIQTCAAMARLGAEKETATQLDQGLGLVSSEPEQIAQSFHQVLAAYQDSQILRIANKIFVMEGYQLRQEFDQLLSKQFLSAAQNVDFAKNVQAAATINNWVEQRTNHLIKDLVSADVLDSNSRLVLVNAIHFKGTWRHQFSKHLTRPETFHLDGERTVQVPMMSLKERLRFADLPALDAKALELPYKDSDLSMLIVLPNTKTGLPALEEKLRLTTLSQITQALHETKVVLKLPRFKAEFQVELSEVFQQLGMSRMFSDQAEFGKMLQSPEPLKVSAIIHKAFIEVNEEGTEAAAATGIFLSFRSMPMPNPDPIRFYVDHPFNFYILNKDSTALFAGSIKKV
- the LOC6528336 gene encoding alaserpin isoform X2; this translates as MADAAHQEFARRLALFSINVYSKLAAHKPGENIVFSPFSIQTCAAMARLGAEKETATQLDQGLGLVSSEPEQIAQSFHQVLAAYQDSQILRIANKIFVMEGYQLRQEFDQLLSKQFLSAAQNVDFAKNVQAAATINNWVEQRTNHLIKDLVSADVLDSNSRLVLVNAIHFKGTWRHQFSKHLTRPETFHLDGERTVQVPMMSLKERLRFADLPALDAKALELPYKDSDLSMLIVLPNTKTGLPALEEKLRLTTLSQITQALHETKVVLKLPRFKAEFQVELSEVFQQLGMSRMFSDQAEFGKMLQSPEPLKVSAIIHKAFIEVNEEGTEAAAATGMVMCYATMLTYEPPPVRFHVEHPFTYYIINKDSTNLFAGRINKF
- the LOC6528335 gene encoding nose resistant to fluoxetine protein 6 translates to MLRCIEMGVLLAIFSLGQGHNLSSSFNLTRYRQMPPLYDLDDYDLCLDNHSGTYCLVYVEILPNASSALWHQIDEVSKDSKHRFRHDHVFRGVCLESCKQSINNISEFREYEKDEILDKELISYYDKVHHRQETNSERALLHKKVVNSCLNYKFGEKFSLRVQNLIEYCVSSSDKDFKLDWVDFTFYGILVVIILTTLCSSFLDYRMSRMSSQKSENFYRKPPKSRGKRLLTSFSMVRNYHRLVEPYNSDFSRDVSFFDGFRVIGVFIVILGHTLMVYMTVPIENPEFFEQFLFRFETSIFQNGSLVIQIFFVISGFLLYVKFTKRQLIEPKTGTFQCIAVYFRVFFYRYFRLLPSLLALILFNGTLLVRLQDGPFWLHLTEAERVFCRSNWWKNVFFVTNHMLEDSCSHQTWYLGADMQLFELFLIVIIITKKHPKLTRGIYATLFALAFAVPAVLTYALQLDGIYHIRPETYRYLYFRHSDTFYQMYPPFYTNLGGYLFGFLCGHFYLRHRSGKVELLGHLKYGLTMWLLVLATLGVLFSGYIFIRLDFAKPSLWLALYAGIHKILWVVICAGFVILMSCKVGGMAYDFCTLPVFRPLARISFQSFLWHIVVLRTAVGYFRQPVYISSFYLMCNVLSVFLLTQLVAALFAVLLEYPFVEVLRCLIKPVKGQEENVPEIQMKPAQSAV
- the LOC6528336 gene encoding antichymotrypsin-2 isoform X5 — translated: MADAAHQEFARRLALFSINVYSKLAAHKPGENIVFSPFSIQTCAAMARLGAEKETATQLDQGLGLVSSEPEQIAQSFHQVLAAYQDSQILRIANKIFVMEGYQLRQEFDQLLSKQFLSAAQNVDFAKNVQAAATINNWVEQRTNHLIKDLVSADVLDSNSRLVLVNAIHFKGTWRHQFSKHLTRPETFHLDGERTVQVPMMSLKERLRFADLPALDAKALELPYKDSDLSMLIVLPNTKTGLPALEEKLRLTTLSQITQALHETKVVLKLPRFKAEFQVELSEVFQQLGMSRMFSDQAEFGKMLQSPEPLKVSAIIHKAFIEVNEEGTEAAAATGMVVRRKRAIVSLEEPLEFLADHPFTYAVVHQEELPLFWGSVVRLEENISASSEHDEL